One genomic window of Cloacibacillus sp. An23 includes the following:
- the pxpB gene encoding 5-oxoprolinase subunit PxpB has translation MTALAIYIDEPKFLAAGESCVVVEFADEISREANDAVTALAKHMRLQKRVPLMECLPTYRSLAIYFDPTKTAREAVIQEARSAPAFSADCGTYGTEIEIPVCYGGEYGPDIANVAEHAGIAEEEVVLRHSAKPCHCYMIGFLPGFAYLGGMDESIATPRLANPRTVIKGGSVGIAGKQTGIYPIDSPGGWQLIGRTPLRLFTPEAARPTLIEAGYEVRFVSVSEDEYKKIEAEVAAGVYRPVIKEADTL, from the coding sequence GTGACCGCTTTGGCGATATACATCGACGAACCTAAATTTCTGGCTGCGGGGGAGTCATGCGTCGTAGTCGAGTTCGCCGACGAGATCAGCCGGGAGGCGAACGACGCGGTGACGGCGCTGGCGAAGCACATGAGGTTGCAGAAGCGCGTGCCGCTGATGGAGTGCCTGCCGACGTACAGGTCGCTTGCGATATACTTCGACCCGACCAAGACGGCGCGCGAGGCCGTCATACAAGAAGCACGTTCGGCGCCGGCGTTTTCGGCGGACTGCGGAACTTACGGCACGGAGATAGAGATTCCCGTCTGTTACGGCGGCGAGTACGGCCCGGATATAGCGAACGTCGCGGAGCACGCCGGCATAGCTGAAGAAGAGGTCGTCCTACGCCACAGCGCGAAGCCGTGCCACTGCTACATGATCGGCTTCCTTCCGGGCTTCGCCTATCTCGGCGGAATGGACGAGAGCATAGCGACGCCGCGCCTCGCGAACCCGCGCACCGTAATCAAGGGCGGCAGCGTCGGCATCGCCGGGAAGCAGACAGGCATCTATCCGATAGACAGCCCAGGCGGCTGGCAGCTCATCGGCCGCACGCCGCTGCGGCTTTTCACGCCCGAGGCGGCGCGCCCGACTCTTATCGAGGCTGGTTACGAGGTGCGTTTCGTCTCGGTGTCGGAAGACGAATACAAAAAGATAGAGGCCGAGGTCGCCGCGGGCGTTTACAGGCCGGTAATAAAGGAGGCGGATACGCTATGA